The DNA sequence acaaaggaaacaaaagaaaaacattgtcaAAAGTCAGTGATTCAGCTAGAAACTGGCAAAGCGCAGCTGGAACTATAAGCTTCTTTCTGAAGTCGGCTCCTGATGCTTCAAACGACCCACAGTCAAAGTGATGAGCTCTAAGAAGTACACGGTGTCTGCAGCGCTCTGTGAGGACAGTTCAGCTCCATGGGGCCAGAGGCTGAAATGAGGACAGAACTTGAATCTATCatctctaccacacacacacatatatatatatatatatacataaagatGGTTACATATATTCATAAGGGGCGTTTGGATGACCTGCAGGAGTCATTGTGAGGTCAGGTGTACACACTGATAATGTGTATTAACGGCTTTTAGCACAGTACATTTAACTGCAAAACCAACAGCAGCTATACAGTGAGAATCACATATCTCCAAATCTAAACATGATCAAATCTGAACTTTtagttttgaaataaaaaaatgatccAGTAAGTGTTCCTGTGTTTGGACTGAGAGAATGATCCTGTTcttaaacaaaacacacacatcatcacagGCTTTTCTTTCTGAGCTCAGGGAAGATGTATAAAAATAAGTGTCTCCAGAGAAATAGTTTTTAACGCATATAAGAAAAGAAGTGAACTAAAGTAGTTGTTATAATTGGTGACTGGTGGCTTTATATTGTCTTTACAAATGTAAGAAAAGTTAAAAATCCATCAAtagaacagagaaaaaaaatctgtgactCGTAAAAGTTTTAGAGCAAAAGTGAGAGAATCACCTGCAATTCTGAATATTAATGACTCACGTGTTGTTACAATATTGATCAACTTAATTGAAAATGGCACTAGATGCTAGTTgttaataaatagatttttgtcCAGATGCTTTGCAACAGTACGAAATAAGTCGGCTGTCTTCTCTAAGGGGAACATCACTAACAGTATCATCTCTTTCTCTACCTGCTTAAACACGCACAGGAAGTTTTCCACTTCCCACCACACATCTCCAGACTGTACAGTTATCATAGTGTGTGTTTACCGAAGGTCCAGTCAGCGACGAGGAAACGGACACTGAGCATCAGACATACTTCTCTCAATGCCAGAATaaacacctgctgctgcttgagaAAACAGGAATTTCTTATCTTCATCTCGAATAAGTCATGGACACGCACGGAGTCGAGCCAGAGAGCTCTGCACAGTGCAGCGAGGCGTGGGGACACCAGCCACCGCCGGCTAACCGCAGCTGTATGTGCCCCCCTCCACCGCCACACCTCTCATTATCCAGGGCATGATGTTCCAGAGGCGATGGACAACATCAGACCTGTTGCCACCAACAAGGGAGGAGGCCACCCACTCGGCAGAAAGTCCCAAAGCCGATGACTGAAAAGGACGGATTTAGACAAACTATGAGAAATTAGCAGGCTGGTGTTAGTGGGTTTCTGTGAGTTCTCTGCTCTGGACATGTTATGAGATGTTAGCATCTACAGAATGAGATGGGTTTGATTACgatatatattaaaaacaaggTAAGAAAAGTTGTTATTATCAGCTGTACTGGGCATATCTCAGTTAAAACATTCCAGCGAGGAGGAagctgtgaagcagcagctgcttgtGGAAGTTGTGTCTGTTCTTGTTAAAAAGTATTCACACAGCTTCAGTCTCCATGGGAAAGAATCCATGGCTCCCTGTCCCGGGCCATTATGCACACGTCACGCTGTTTCTCATGCGAGACGGATGATGGAGCGGCATCAGACCCTCGGTGTTACATCAACGTCATGTGGGGTTTCTGGGTCAAGCTCTACACCAGCGTACAGTTCACGTTCTTTATGCCACACAAGACGAAGACAATGACTCATGTGTGACTTACACTCCCTCACTGATAATTATTAGGAACTGTTTGTTTTGCACTGTGCAAACTTTAACTTTTCCAAATATAGACTGCTGAGTACATATCGGTGCCATTAAAACCACAGGGTGTCCTGGCTAGATTTGGCCGGGCTGCCActcaaatcaacacacacacctagatAAACACACCAAACCCAAACCACACTTATATCATGAAAACACACGTGACTGTCTCAGCCAGGTACTGTGTGCCAATGTTTGCAGACTGCACCAACTAATGCTGATGTACCTGCACCAGCTTATCAAACACTGTTGTGTAAATGTCATCAGGTGCCACCTCCTGAAACTAGATCTAGATGTGGAGCTTTCTAAGGAACCTGAAGTGATGAGTAAACAGAACACACACCCCTCTCTTCTTTCAGGACTTTAATGAGACGCTGCTGAGCCGTGCACAGAAATCATAACTTATCGATAAAGCAAACAGGGTCCGGAGAGGGTGTCCTTTCTCTGTGAGTGATAACAGACTTTGTGCTCAGAGAACAGGCCGTTCTTACAGTAATCGAATACAGACTAACACCTCTGAGCCGGTGGGAGCAGCTCCGCGTTGCACAACAGCCCAGGAACaagcagctgctggagaagcTCCCGACAGGCTCATTGGATTTGcatatttctttaaatacaaGGGTCCTGACCAACTGGCACTGCACTGCCATCCCTGGAGTCACACtgctatttaaaaatataaaccaCAAATTAATGCTTAGCATTTATCAGCTAAATAGCCAGATACTTTCCTGAGAAATTGGTGGAAAagaaagtttaaataaaaggaGACTTAGATTCATCATGCAGACAGAAACATCGCTTGAAATGCTAACATTGCTCGATGTCTGAAGACTGTTAATACACACAATCCTCTGCTAATATGTTTGCACAACTATTTAATAAGGAGAGAAGATGACAGTGTAAATACGTTCTCTATTAAAATAGATCCCATCCTTGTATCAACCTGAACCCTCCTTgtattttcattcatcaaaGTTTATATTCTTTCCCCTCTCAAGTCGTTTTTTCACTTTAACCTCAAAGAGCGCCCTGACCTGTGAGCAAACATCAGGATGGATGGGTtgggagaaaatgaaatatatgtGCTCCCTTGCTGGGGCCGTCTTGGCTCCAGTGTTTAATGAAGTGAAGAACCTGAGAGAGGGACTTGAATTGCTCGGGGGCCTTGAGCTTTAGTTTCAGGACGGTTTGGGGGAGAATGCAGGACAGAGGTCAGACTTAACATCCCCAAGGCCCTGGCTGGGAGTTTAGAAAAAGCAGCACACAACCATATTAACAGGAGATGCACTTTTGTGAGGCTTTTCTATGCAAGAAATAAACAGAgagcaaataaaacacagagggaatCAATTCCAATGTGCAGTCTTGGCACAGATGTGGTCGAATCTAATCTGAAACAAGCCAAGAGGAACCGAGGTGCAGGATTCTACACAtttaacaattacattttcaaataacgTGACATGTTTCAACTTGGAAAACCCTTTCGGCTCTCAGCGAATGATTCTGTGGTATCATAGCAACAAGTGACAAAGCCTGGGCTGCGGGAGCATGTGCGAGTACGATAATGAAACCTGTAACAATATTTTTCTACTGTGTCTGAGCAGGCAGGTTTCCTCAGGGTTCGCATGTGAATCTCAGCTGCACTAACAAAGATACCGAACATGCACTTTTTTTACACTCAATGCAAAATAGGTCAAAACATGCACTTCGGCGCAGCAGATAACACAACGTGCCTAAAATCATCGCATCAAATCCAGGCAAACACAAGGGTCACGCTTGCTGAGTGCGCAGGAACAAAAACATCTCCGGCAGCCTCTTCACTTCAGCATCTGGCATGTGACCACAGGGACCAATTTCCCTTTGTCATGTGTGCAAATAAACCAGCAAGTGCAGGAGAAACGACATGAGAAACAGACGCAGATTTGTCTGCAGCAAAGCAGATTTGTGCATGAAATAAAACGAACAGGATTTTATGCATTTCAGGATTGTTATATGAACAATCACGCTTTCAGGTCTCCCCCTGCtggagagggaaatattccatATTGTATAACAGTCTTGCACGGATCAAATGACGTTTTATTTTGGACATTAGCATCAATTTGTGGTCGTACTGTTCGTGTGTGGCTGGTCCACAGAGAGCTGCTCTACATCCATGACCTTTTAACGACAGCAACCAAAATGACGGTCAGAGCATTGATGACGCTCCGACTAAACCCAGTGACCTCGCCTGTGAACGCTCTCAGCAGAAATGCTTTGCTCATTGTTATATCAAATACTATATATGAATATAACTTTTGATTCTCCATTCAGTCTGTAAACTTAGGAATTGAGTCGGTAACCATGTGGCTTTAGAATCTGCTGAGAAGATTTCTCTTATCCAAAAAACAAGCTCACCACAAGGTTCATTTAGTATCTGGAGCTTTTGTCTTATAAAGTCATATTCTACATCTTTCATGTGGGATTTTTGGCAAAAAAgctaatttattattttattatttcataactTATGCATCAAGAAGTTTAAACAAgaatagaaaaaacaagaacatgTTTGCAGGTTTGCTTAAATGACATTCTTAAGATGATAAGTATTATTAGAGGCTGGAACAACCCcacctctgtgttgtgtttgctgtcaCACATGGAAAtgttctccaccttctccacctgtttttctttccccctcttaCTCTACTATATTTGCATCAGTGTCTCTGATTCGCTGCTTTATGTTCACAAAGAGAGATATGTCCctctcctgattggctgagagcaGAGGGGGGGAAGGCACCATCAGAGAACATAAATACAGAAGTGCAGCCTGACAGGCACATGCATCTGCTGTCATCACCCAAAATCCAGCTCCATCACAGACAAGGATCCACAGGTGAACTGGAGGAGAAACAAGATAAACACAAGAGGAGATTCTTTCACATCAGGAGGAACAACGCAGCAGACCCCACCATGTCGATGGAAGtgaaggagaggacagaggtgCGTCTGGTGTTTCTGGGAGCAGCTGGAGTGGGTAAGACCGCCATCATCCAGCGCTTCCTCAAAGACACCTTCGAACCCAAGCACCGGCGCACGGTGGAGGAGCTCCACAGGAAGGAGTATGAGGTGGGGGGCATGAAAGTCACCATCAACATCATGGACACCAGTGGCAGCTACTCCTTCCCGGCCATGCGGAAGCTGTCCATCCAGAACAGCGACGCCTTCGCCCTGGTCTACGCCGTGGACGACCCCGAGTCCCTGGTGGCCGTGAAGAGTCTGCGAGATGAGATCCTGGAGGTCAAAGAGGACAAGTTCACGCCTATCGTGGTAATAGGCAACAAGATCGACCGCCAAGGTGATCGACAGGTGTTCAGCAAGGACGTGCTGTCCACCGTGGAGCTGGACTGGAACCACAGCTTCCTGGAGTCCTCGGCCAAAGACAACATCAACGTGCTGGAGGCGTTcaaggagctgctgctgcaggccaACCTGCCCAGCTGGCTCAACCCGGCGCTGTGCCGGAGACGGGAAACCTTCCCCAAGGAGAGCAACAAGCGACCTCCCATGAACAAGACCAACAGCTGCATCATCTCATAGtgatggagcagcagcacagaaagaGACTGGGAGGAAAAGAGCTCGGCCCACTGGGAGCTGactgcacagaaacaaacagtgttaattaaatgttttaaagactCCGAGTTGAAGAACTATGCTCCCTCGTCAGCTGTGGACCCACAGATGCTCTGATGAGGACGAACATGAGATGATGAGAACAGATTCCACCTCGACGACCTGACAGAATGTGGCTGAGCTGCTGGAgcagtgacaaaaaaacaagaaagtgcACAGACATGACTGAGTGTGAATGAAGCAGTGCTAAATGTGTAGAAGCAGAGTTATGTATCGTACGTTTTCACACAAATCTCTGTAAATATGACGTTTCGTCTTCGGGTTTCTTGTTGCTGGTGTTTTgggttttttcattttttttaaagcacaataaCTGTGAAG is a window from the Hippoglossus hippoglossus isolate fHipHip1 chromosome 8, fHipHip1.pri, whole genome shotgun sequence genome containing:
- the rasd4 gene encoding rasd family member 4, with the protein product MHLLSSPKIQLHHRQGSTGELEEKQDKHKRRFFHIRRNNAADPTMSMEVKERTEVRLVFLGAAGVGKTAIIQRFLKDTFEPKHRRTVEELHRKEYEVGGMKVTINIMDTSGSYSFPAMRKLSIQNSDAFALVYAVDDPESLVAVKSLRDEILEVKEDKFTPIVVIGNKIDRQGDRQVFSKDVLSTVELDWNHSFLESSAKDNINVLEAFKELLLQANLPSWLNPALCRRRETFPKESNKRPPMNKTNSCIIS